A single region of the Jatrophihabitans sp. GAS493 genome encodes:
- a CDS encoding DUF4350 domain-containing protein has translation MTTPHSAGNADAASTAPAPLLRPWWRRSRLWFVFAALIVCAAIIKTADSAAPGSPLDPNSASKDGSRAVAQLLSRRGVVIHRATSIADLTGSSTVVVTSPELYSDDQLRTLAANHRLVLLEPTSDQLAILDGSLAQLTDRSAGPDSVPPGCRAPGAVAAGTVDFTDALLYADESCYRGRIVIRERFVAIGSADLITNRRLGHDGVAALAINLITDNGRVTDISWLLAAADPEASQTSSVWSLFPDWTVHAVWWLVGLGMLLALWRGRRFGPVVTEPLPVVVRAAEVVEGHGRLYRRAEARQSAATALRGATTRRLATHLGVEATTEPVTIAAMIDRPGADNVLLGPVPSDDAGLTRLAQELTALEESVTAGATEPQPTSSGSPATSQPARTIAKDDTP, from the coding sequence GTGACGACACCGCACTCAGCGGGAAATGCGGATGCGGCGAGCACCGCCCCGGCTCCGCTGCTACGCCCGTGGTGGCGTCGGTCCCGGCTCTGGTTCGTCTTCGCGGCACTGATCGTCTGCGCGGCGATCATCAAGACCGCCGACTCGGCCGCGCCCGGATCGCCGCTGGACCCGAACTCGGCCAGCAAGGACGGCTCCCGGGCGGTGGCCCAGTTGCTCAGCCGGCGTGGAGTGGTGATCCATCGGGCGACCAGCATCGCTGACCTCACCGGCTCCTCCACCGTCGTCGTGACGAGCCCCGAGCTCTACTCCGACGACCAGCTGCGCACGCTGGCCGCGAACCACCGACTGGTGCTACTGGAGCCGACGTCCGACCAGCTCGCCATATTGGACGGCAGCCTGGCCCAGCTCACCGATCGGAGTGCCGGCCCCGACTCGGTGCCGCCGGGTTGCCGCGCACCGGGCGCGGTGGCGGCCGGAACCGTCGATTTCACTGATGCCCTGCTATACGCCGACGAGTCCTGCTACCGGGGGCGGATCGTCATCCGAGAACGCTTCGTGGCGATCGGCAGCGCCGACCTGATCACCAACCGGCGTCTCGGACACGATGGCGTCGCGGCACTGGCGATCAACCTGATTACCGACAACGGTCGTGTCACGGACATCTCCTGGCTGCTCGCCGCGGCCGACCCCGAGGCGTCCCAGACGAGCTCAGTCTGGTCGCTCTTCCCGGATTGGACCGTGCACGCGGTCTGGTGGCTCGTGGGTCTCGGGATGCTGTTGGCGCTCTGGCGCGGGCGCCGCTTCGGACCAGTCGTCACCGAGCCGCTGCCCGTCGTCGTACGGGCCGCCGAGGTGGTCGAGGGTCATGGCCGCCTGTATCGGCGCGCCGAGGCTCGTCAGAGCGCCGCCACCGCCCTACGGGGTGCGACGACCAGGCGTCTGGCCACACACCTCGGGGTCGAAGCGACGACAGAACCGGTCACGATCGCGGCGATGATCGACCGACCGGGAGCCGACAATGTGCTGCTCGGGCCGGTTCCGTCCGATGACGCCGGTCTGACTAGGCTCGCCCAAGAGCTGACCGCCCTGGAAGAGTCGG